The following is a genomic window from Prunus persica cultivar Lovell chromosome G7, Prunus_persica_NCBIv2, whole genome shotgun sequence.
GAGGCTCTGATCTGAGAAGAGTGAGAGTGCTTCGGTGATTTGGGTCCTGGACGGTCTTGGACCAACAttgaagaaaatttcaaaacccaaattcccaaaatcccaaatttttcTGTCTCAGTCTGAAATGCCTTGACTCAGAGTCAGAGCTGATTGTGAGTGATCAGAGGAGCTTCACTGTTGAGCTCTTTCAACAAACGTTCATTCGCAGTACTTTTGCACCgtacaacaagaagaagaagaagaagttttgTTATGTGAGCTGCCACTGCGTGTGATTTGAGCAAGTTGTGAGCTGCTTTGCTTTCTCTGTCAAGTGGTTGCGCTGCCGACAGTTATGGTAAAGAGAGAGTTTTGAACTTGTGATGGTTGGTGTTTCTTTCGTAGATTTCAAGTCTTGAATTATAtaactactgctgctctcttGTTGCAGTTTGGTGGGGtctctgtcttcttctttttcattcttcttttttttatttctttatatgAAATCGATTATGTTCTGTATTCTGTACTTGTTAGTTGGTTCTTCTCGATTTGCCAGTCTGCAATTTTTGGTAGAATTGGACTGATTGAGTCTTTATTACTCTGCctatttcattattatatGATAATGACGATTTTGTGCCACTTGTAAGTATTATTTGAAGGCAATAATGGTTAGCTCAAAATTTCCATCTATATAGGACAACCTTGTCTCTTCAGAATACGAAAATGAACTTAATTTTGAAATCATGCTTTCGAATAGCTAGTGGGAACATTGTACACGGTCCATTAATACGAAACAAATTCGTAAAAGAAAATCAGTATTTAGGTCGGTTTTATTCGCTTGTATTGAAAATAGGTGGACTCGTTAGCTACTTGTTAAGTTAATCGGTTATTTTGGTGTTCGTTTAAAAATAATCATAATCACCTATTAAGATATAATCATAATTACGTATTAAGACATTTTATCAACAATTTCATCTTATATTTGGAACTTCGGTgaatgattattttttatctcTCTGGATGTATTgtttaaagatattttatttaaatatttaaacttcatttttattattgtctAATATGAGGTATTATGAGgtgtttttatttaacaatttgttataaaaaatataatttatgttttaaacAGATTAAAGGATCATTTAAGTTAAAACGGGTCATGTTGTGTCATTCGTTATTTTAAAGGGTCGTGTTCGTGTGTGATAATTTCTACCATTAACTTAACGGGTCGTGTATGGGTCAATATGTTAAGAAGGCGGTTGGACACAAAcaccacaaaaacacaacttgTTTGCCAGGTATACTTTCGAATCTCACATCTTTTgttaataaaataacatttacTTCACATGAATAGCTCTAGGCCTAGAACAACCCAAGAGATCATCTAAGATCAGAGAGCAAAATCAAACCAATTACACCATAGATCTAAAGTAAAGCTAATATTCGCCTAGACTTCAAACACAATGCAAAAGAATGAACATAGTTGTTTTTTCCTCAAATATTCATAGACAACAATTTGATGCTCCATTgatcaagaaaaacacaacGCCTATTAGTTAGGGTTTGGATAATGCGAGAAGGCGGTGAGTGTTGGTGTGGTGATTTAGAGGTTTGGGAGAAGGCTTGATGTTCGGACAGAATGTATCGGAATCAAGTGATTCCAACAGGAAATTATTGGTCATTAAAGaatagccttttttttttttttggggtcaaaacaAGAATAATTTTAAAGAACAAATTGTCTATGTGTATTTGGTCATTAAATCATGTTTAGTTCAACATGAAATTAGTCATTGTGTGTGGTCTTACCTCGAAACCTCAATATATTTCGAAATGCAGAATTTTCAGAATCTTAAGATATATTCTAATTCCAATCCAACTCTTTTTTGGAATTTATAATTTTCGGAACTTTTGGAAGTAAGAATTAATATGAACTTgccaaattcaaaaaatttcgaaTCTAAATTTTCAATCTAACTTTCACCTGTATTTGGGAGTGAGAGAAGATGATGAGTCTAAGGTAGAAATgtaaagagaaaattttcaatgtcTACAGTACCACCCCTTTTTTTGGCCCCAAAATCCACTTCTGATCCGCTTTTGAACATCTCAAACCTCCTATTGGTGTGCAACAAACTTATAGCTAAAGATGTCAACAGAATTCAATTCACCTCTTTCCGAATGTATCACCTCCCAAGTTTCGCTTCTATAACCGTTTATGAGGGTCTCGTCCATGGCAGCGAAAAAGTCCAGAGCCCAGTTTACATTCATATAAGCCCAATGAATAGATAGCCCAATAAACAGTGGAATTAGCCAGCTGGCCCACTACCCAACGCAGCACCCGCCACTCCACGTGACCACAGCGGAAATGGAAAcggtttagagagagagattttcaAATAATAGGCAAGGAACCGCcagttttcgaaaactgagagagagagagagagagtaatggCTCCGTTTCCATCTCCACTCGAACGCGTAGTTGCTTCGGCTTTGCTAGTCCTGGCCACCACACCTCCGAAGTAAACCAaaacttcaatttcaatttgcatTTGCGTTTCGATCGCTTCAATCGTTCTTCAATCTTCTGACGCATTTTTGCTTGCAGGCTCTGTTTGGACGACGATATCGAGTTGGTGAGGGAGCGAAGCAAGATAGAGAATTGCAGAGAGAGCTCGGTTTCTGGGGATTCCAATAAGTCCTTCTCGTCGTTGATCACCACATGCGAGGTTTCCACGGAGGAGATTCGAGCTCGTAAGATCAGAATCGTAGCGCTTGCTGCTCTTCGTCATGAGATGAAGCTCAAGGTGATcgagcttctctctctctctctctctctctctctctctctgtatttctcatctatttttaaattttgcttgctgtttggttgattttcaCAACTCTGAATTCGAACTGTGAATTTTGAGTTCACTTCGTCCCTTAATCGTTTTCCAAACGGAAGATCGAGCGATGATTTTTCTTGCTTTAATCTGTTCGCTTATTAGTGAAATATTTgcttttcttcagtttttctCTTCGTCatgtgatgaagatgaagctCAATCGGAGCTTCTCCCTctgtttttcttcctttttctctttgtatTTTAAGCTCTGTTTGGCTGAAATTTCTGCATAATCCGATTGAATCTTTTACAAGCTCAGAAGCAATTTGCTTGATTAATCTGATCTGGTTCTTAACTTTTCTGTTTGGCTGAatttttatcttatatatcTGAATCCGaactgtgtttttaatttccttttgttaCTTTAATCGTTTCCCGAAACGAAGTTCAAGCTGATATCTAATTAAGCTGAATCtgagcttctctctctctctgtttctcttccatttttgGCATTCTCATTTTGCCGTTTGGCTGAGTTTGTACGATTTTCATGGAAGCTTCGGTTCATTTTTGTTGCTTTAATGTGCTTTTCAATATAAATCTAAACTAAAGCTTATAAGATCCTTCTTTCTAAGATTTTTGATTTCCAAATCAGTGGTTGAGCGATTCGATTTCATCGATCCGATTCAATTATgagcattttcttcttcttcaagtaataatttgaattttctctGAATTAGGGTGTGCGGAGAAGTCGCTCCAAGACGCAAACAAGCTGGAAGACCGTCTCTGGATCGTCGGAGACGGCGTCCTTTCGATCTGAGACTACCACGGAGTCTTCGTGCGTGTCCACCAGCTCCTGTGCGGCTTCAAGCGCGCGAAGCCAAAGCAGAAGCCGACACCCGTCATGGTCAGCCTGGAATTATCGTGGTGCCAGTAAGCTTTCGATGGTAAGGGAGGAGCCGAGGAAGAGGAAGCGGCTGAGCTTCTCGGCTCACATGCGCCGCAAAGCCGAGGAAATTCTGAAGCTCTTGTCCGGTGGCTGCTGCTTCTCTGAAGTTAAGATTCGTCAGACCATCGGTGACAGTCCTGACACTAGCAAAGCACTCAGAATgttagttctctctctctctctctctctatttgaCACGTGGTGCACGTGGATGTGATCGAGCGGACGAGAAATTAGTGTGATGAGTCTTAACCGTCAGATCTGAACTGTGGAAGATCAGGATGAGGATCTAACGGTTGAAATGCATCCAACCATAATGTTCTGTTAtgttttagttaattttagaaCAAAACCCTTTGCCTTACGTGGCAAGAATGTTCTGACGTGGCGAGATGTAAATGGGTATTGTGTGTTTCTGTGCATGCAGGTTGTTGAAGCTTGAGAAGGTCAAAAGGTCAGGCATTGGAGGCCGTTACAACCCTTATATTTACACGGTATataatatgaatatatatatatattaaagttccttataaatatatatttaaaatgaaaaaacaactATCTATGCTTGTGTGATCATATTCTTAGATtaatacttgtttttctttaaactctttattaatcttttgcttcttcttgaCTCGCAGATAGCGTGAGAAGAGGCAAGCTAAAGGGAACCCGATTAAGCATGGCATGGGTCATCTTTACGACCCGTTTTAGCTATCTTGGATCCACTCCCTTGGTTGGGTTGGGGAAATTTTGTTATGATGATGGGTAGCTAAAAATTGGGATATATataccaaaatatatatatataaatatatatatatggtctATATAATATAGAATTAATATGGAATGATATGATATTGTAAGTGTGAATTGTATGGCATGCAGTTAATAATTACACGTATTCTTCAGTACTTTTTAGCAGCATACAGCACTTAACCCGAATACTAGAGGGAAAGGCGGCTTCTTTTACCTAAAATTACCGCAGAGTTTTACTTTTACTAAAGGTTAATTAGTTAGTTATAGCAATTACCAATGGAATGTTCTTCTAGGAAAGTATAAAACCCTTGCAATTTGGCATTTGTCCATTGTGATTTGTGAATGGCCAACCTCAACTTTGGCTTTTAACAAAACCTAATACGTAAGCAAAGAATCAAAGGGCGATTTAAGTAATAGccttttttcttatatatacaATAAGTTTTTAACCAACGCATTTTCTTCAAAGAACCCATCtccataataataatattcttATGAAAATGCTATTCTTTTGGGTCCATTTGGATGAAGGTACACATTTCATGTATAAGGATTTAGATCacattataaaattcatttcttttaaatatttccaTGCAAACGGAACcttgatttattttacttCACAAACTGCAGTTAATtatgaacatatataaatatgatataaataatatcatttttttttctttctttataaaCATAAATCCTCTACAACTAGGAACAGGGATGGACCGTACATATGGCTAACCTGGACTATAGCCCAagatactttttctttttcatcctAATATAAAATTCCCAACCCACCACATGCTTGGTGAAATGCTCCACTCCAGTGAAGGTTTGTAGAGGTGTAAGCCTTGGATGCATTTTGTAGGAAAAAGATGAGAACACACGCCACCTATTTGacttataatttaaaagttttgtttgtttgtttgtttgtttgttttcaatgAAACAGTAAGTTTGGTAAGAGAGATATTTAATACACACGGTATCATTTTGATTAAATttatgaaatccaatggcatcTTTTGTTGTCCAGTTGCTACGCTCTTGTGCGACAAGTGGATAATTGTGTGATTAACCACATCTACATGGAGAAAAACAGGGTGGTTGACTATTTAGTGAAGGGGAGCtataattttgatttggaGTTTGTTGTGCTTGATGAGATTCCTAGCTGGGTTGAGACTACTTTTGATGATAATTTGTTAAGAGTTCCTAGAACTTGTACTGTCTCTgtcatttagtttttttttatatttagggATTAATCCCCCACATTTTacgcaaaaaaaaatttatgaaaccCAACCTAGCCAACCCTTTCGttcttattaattaatttccttctCACTACAAACCCAATTTCCATAAAGCAATAGCTACACACCTTTACCAAGCTTCTAGCTTGTAATAAGCTCCGTATTCTActgtatttttagttatagttaaattactttatttttagttCTAGCTTGTAATACTTTATTTAGCTTTATGTTTTCGAACAAATATTCATGAATCGGCTATTACACGCATTTATATTCTTAATAGATTTATATATAAGGTGAATTTAGACCGTCCGTTTAAAATCGTGTGTACATCTCTGACTGGGAATAAATAAGTTCCAGGACCTTTCGCTTGGCTTAAGCGACAATTGACTTTGGAATAAAGTGGCTTTCGAGTCttcttgttaaatttttttttttttaaaaaaaaaaaaaaaaaaaaaaccgcaACGACTAGAATGCGAATATTCAACGCGTAGCTGCAAAGACTGACGCAGTACTCCTTGGACTACATTGCCAATTTGCCACCacccagaaaaaaaagacataCAATCGGAATTAGTCAAATCATGGCCTACAAAAGAATGCTTGCAGTGAAGGGCTTGTATTCAggtatattttcatttcagtCATTCAATTCCCTTTCTATTTGAATTTGGCCTAAAATACTGAACCATACTCTTCTTATTTCTTGTCATCGCAtacaaattaattacaataaaaaaaaaggacctcAATTATTTAATGTCTAAAAACTTACATGTGGAGCTTGTGAGTCTGAGCccatattaataataaataaaaaaagagagctTTCTAACCGGTGAATGTTGAtgacaacttttttttaaatattattaaaccAAGGCTCATGGTGAAGGGTACATCTAAATAGTTCATTACAAGAAATGCTTccatgcaaaaaataaaaaaataaaaaaaaatttgtttatttttaaattttgttaaaatcgTAGAATTTGATTTCCTGCCCCACAATTGTTGGTTGTTGAatgagtttgttttaatttttttaaatatagcACTCATTTGACCACTTGTCTTAAGGAATGAGTAaaatgtgcaataaaaaaagaacGAGTAAAATGATCCTTGAAGCTTTGGGTatgaaaagagaaacaatgaaaaacaaaagggtgCCACAATAATTGCATAGAAAATATAGGCCCTTAAATGtaaaaaaccataataaatagAGGAACCAACCAAGACCATAGGCAAGGCTATAAAAGGGACCAAGTGTCCCTTCCTTCCTCACAAGAAGC
Proteins encoded in this region:
- the LOC18771281 gene encoding uncharacterized protein LOC18771281, with the protein product MAPFPSPLERVVASALLVLATTPPKLCLDDDIELVRERSKIENCRESSVSGDSNKSFSSLITTCEVSTEEIRARKIRIVALAALRHEMKLKGVRRSRSKTQTSWKTVSGSSETASFRSETTTESSCVSTSSCAASSARSQSRSRHPSWSAWNYRGASKLSMVREEPRKRKRLSFSAHMRRKAEEILKLLSGGCCFSEVKIRQTIGDSPDTSKALRMLLKLEKVKRSGIGGRYNPYIYTIA